Genomic DNA from Gemmatimonadota bacterium:
CGGAGATCCGGATCCCGTTCCGGACGCTGAACTTCGACCCCAACTCGGACACGTGGGGCATCAACTTCCAGCGTACCATCCGACGCCGCAACGAGGAGATCCTCTGGCGCGGGTGGCGTCGGAACGAAGGACTTCGCCGACCCGTGTACGCCGGCGAGCTGAGGGGCCTCCATGGCATGTCCCAGGGACTCGGACTCGAGGCCGTGCCGTCCTCGATCGTGGGGTGGCGCGACGTGCCCACGAATGCCACCCCAACGACGTACCCGCGCGACATCAGCCTGGACCTGAACTACAGCGTTACGTCCAGCCTGCGCGCGTCGTTCTCGGTGAACACCGACTTCGCGGAGGTGGAGAGTGACCAGCGGCGCGTGAATCTCACGCGCTTCCCGACGCGTTTCCCGGAGCGGCGCGATTTCTTCCTGGAGGGATCGGGCGTCTTCTCGTTCGCGCCGCGCAGCGGTCCGCAACCGTTTTTCTCCCGGCAAATCGGGCTCAAATCGGGGCAGCAGATCCCCATCGACTACGGTACGCGGGTTACTGGCCAGGTGGGGCCGTACGAGGTGGGTTTCTATCAGATCGGGACCGGGGAGGAGACCTACTTCGACGAGCTGGACGGCAACACTCTGGTGCCCACGGAGCGATTCACGGCCGCCCGCGTGAAGAGGCGCATCTTCGAGCAGTCCGCCATCGGCGCGATCTATACGCGGCGTTCGACGTCGGAGGACGCGAGCGGGTTCACACCGGAGATCGGGCACACCGCGGGAATCGATCTCCAGATGGCTTCGCGCAGTTTCATGGGCAACAACAACGCCGAGCTCGAGGCGTTCGCCGTCTGGAACTCGAACCCAGATCCGACCGAGAACCTGTCGCTCGGTGACCTTTCGGCGCGGGGCCTTCGCTTCAACTTCCCAAACGATGTCTGGTCCGGCCATCTGTCCTATCGAGAGTTCGGCAGCGAATACCGACCTACCCTGGGCTTCGTTACTCGAAGGAATTACCGGCGTGTGGAGCCTCGGATCGGCTACTCTCCGCGCCCCGAGAGCATCGACTGGATCCGCAGCCTGAGTTTCTCGGCTCAATTCCGGAACCAGACCCAGTTGGGTACAGGGGTACTGGAAGAGCGGGAGTGGAACTTCACCGTGCTCGGCGTCCGCTTCGAGAGCGGAGACAACGTCAACTTCAGCGTCAAGCGGACCTACGAGTATCTGGATTTCGGGTACGACGTGAGTGAGGGCATCTCGATCGAACCCGGCGAATACACGAACTGGGAGTACTCGGTTCGAGGCGGGACCGCGGGCCGGCGGCGGGTTTCCGTCTTTGGAGGCATCAACCGGTCTGGGTTCTGGAACGGTACCCGCACTAACTTCGGAGGCCGGATCACATTCCGGCCAAGACCGGGGGTCAGCATCGGAACCAACCTCCAGATCAACAAGGTGGCACTCCCGCAGGGGAGCTTCGACGCGAACCTTTACGAGGTCGAGACCGACTGGAGTCCGACTCCGTGGATCAGCACGACCGGCCAACTCCGCTACGACGACCAGACCCAACTCGTGGGTCTCTTTGCGCGCCTCCGCTGGATCTTGAAGCCCGGCAACGACCTTTTTCTGGTCTATACCCACAACTGGCAGAACCTCGGCGCGAATATCCTGGACGACCGCGACCTGATCACGTTGTCGCGCGGCGGGTCGGTGAAGATGAACTACGTGTATAGGTTCTGAGTCGGGTCGCACATACTCAGGCTCCCCCGGTTCCTCGCACGGCGCGTCCCGCGAGCTCTCCGGTGTGCTCACCGTCCCGAATCGTCACGACCCCGTTCACGATCACCAGCGGGATGCCAACGGCGTACTGGTGCGGATCCTCGAAGGTGGCCTGATCCGCCACCGCTCCGGGATCGAACGCGACGAGATCCGCGCATGCCCCCAACCCGATCACGCCCCTGTCCTCCAGGCGCAGTTTCCTGGCGGGCATCCCCGTCACCTTGTGGATCGCCGACTCGAGCGAGAGCGCCCTCGTGTCCCGCACGTAGTGGCCGAGCAGGCGAGCGAACGACCCGTATCCGCGAGGGTGGGGCGAGCCGCCGGAGAGCGGGCCGTACGGCGCGTACGCCCCACCGTCCGAGCAGATCATGCCGAGCGGGTGCGCCAGAATCTTCGCGGTGTTCTCCTCATCCATGCCGTGACCGATCATGCCGACACGCCCGCCGTTCGCTTCGAGCAACTCGAGCGTCAGTGCATAGGGCTCCACGCTTCGTTCGCGGGCCAGATCACCGAGGCGGCGGCCGCGCGCCCAGGAAGTCGCGTCGTTCGTGCTCGTGATCTGCACGGAGTTCCAGTCGCCCAGCAGCGCGACCTTCTCACGACACGCTTTCTCCAGCCGACCCGCCGTTTCCGGATCACGCAGCCGACGCAGAAACGCCGGACTGCCGCCGCTGCGGAAGGAGCTTGGAAAGAGGTTGGAGAGTCCGGTCGAGTACGCCGTGTATGGGTACCGGTCGAAGTGCACGTCGACGCCGTCCGCACGTGCCTGCTCGATGAGCCGCAACGCGGCATCGGCCTTCCAGTAGTTGCGCTGACCCTGAGCCTTGAGGTGCGACAGCTGCACCGGCACTCCTGCCAGCCTGCCGACGTGCAGCGCTTCTTCGATCGCGGCAAGAAGCCGGTCGTCCTCGTTCCTCATGTGGGTCGCGTACGGGTACCCGGTCCCCTCCAGCACCGCGGCCATCTCCACGAGCTCCGCCGCGTCGGCAAATCCGCTTGGCGTGTACTCGAGTCCCGATGAGAAGCCGACACACCCAAGGTTGATCTGGTCGCGCAACAGTTCCTTCATGCGGGAGAGTTCCGCGTCCGTCGCCGGCCGGTCCTCGTTCCCGACCACGAGGCCACGGAGTGCGCCATTCCCGACCATCGTCGCGAGGTTGACCGCGGCGCGTTCCCGGTCCATGCGGTCCAGGAAACCCGCCGGGTCACGGAAGTCGATCTCGACCCCGTACCGCTCGCGGTATTGGTCGCGTGTTTGTTCGAAACCGGCGTCGGACCAGGGCCCTATCGATGCGCCGTCCTGACCGACGACCTCCAGCGTCACGCCCTGGCGAATCCGGCTCTCCGCGTTGTTGTTGATGAGCAGAGAGAGGTCGGCATGCGAGTGGATGTCGATGAAGCCCGGTGCCAGCGCCAATCCGCGCAGGTCGATCTCGATGACCCCGGTGCCGACGTTCTTTCCGACATCCGTGATGCGGTCTCCGGTGAGGCCCACGTCGACTTCGCGCCCCCCTCGCCCGGTGCCGTCGAACACCGTCGCACCGCGCAGCACCAAGTCGGCCCGCCTGCGCCCAAATGCCAGGCTCGGTGCCAAGAGAGTGCCGGCGCCAGCTACCGCGGCGGCTCGAACGAAGGTGCTGCGTCTCAAGATCTCACTCCGTGATCGCTGTTCATCCGCCGCGTTTCACTCTGCCGGGCTCGAGGCCGCCGGCGTGTAGGATCTTCTCCTGAAGCCGAGCACCCTCTTCGTCCGTGAAGTCGAGAACGTGTTTCAGCGACTCAGCCACCTTCTCGTACGTCCCGAGGGGGAAATCGCTCCCCTCAGCCTTTCTTAGTGCTCCCCGGAGAGCATCGAGCTCTCGGCGCGCCTTCTCGGCGGCTCGGCGCAGCCGGTTCAACGACTTGCGTGCCTCGGATTCTGCAGATGTCATGGCGCACTGGGTGATCGTATGGCCTTACCAGCTCTCGGAGGTGGCAAAACTGGATGCAGTTGCAGGGGTCGCGCCAGGAGCACTCCACTCGGGCGGGCTGGAACCGCTCAAGCCAAGGGGGTAGTCTGCCCGCATGAACCAGCGATTCCAACTCATCGTCATCGGTGCAGGCCCGTGTGGCATCGCTGCAGGCGCGGCCGCGAAGAAGGCCGGGGTATCGTGTGTGCTCTTCGACAAAGGGTGCGTTACGAGCTCGCTCATGGGCTATCCCTACTACATGACCTTCTTCAGCACCGCGGTGATGTTGGAGGTCGGCGGTGTCCCGTTCACCATCCCAAACTCGAAGCCGACCCGTCGGGAGGCGCTCGCGTACTATCGTAGGGTCGTCGAGCACTGGGACATCGATGTGCGACAGTACCAGAAGGTCGAAGCGATCCACGGCGGCGAGGGCGACTTCACGCTCGAAACGAGGAAGGCGGACGGCACGGAGGAGACATACCACGCCGCCGCGGTCGTCGTCGCCACCGGAAGTTTCGACCGGCCGAACCTGCTCGGCGTGCCGGGAGAGGATCTCGACAGGGTCCACCACTACTACCGCGAGCCCTACGCCTACCACGACCAGGACGTGCTCGTCGTCGGCGCGGGCAACTCAGCGGTCGAGTCCGCGCTCGACATGTACAGGAACGGCGCGCGGGTCACGATGGTGCACTTCCTCGACAAGATCGATCGAGGCGTAAAGCCCTGGGTCGTGCCCGACATCACGAATCGCCTGGAGCGAGGCGAGATCGGCGTGCATTGGAATAGCCGCGTCGCCGAGATTCGTTCTTCGTCGGTCGTCGTCCGTGACGAGGCCACCGGCACCGATACGGAGATTCAGAATGACTTCGTCGTCGCGATGACCGGGTGGCGGGCGGACCACACGCCTCTTCAGACGCTAGGCGTCGAGATCGACCCGGAGACGGGCATTCCGACGCACGACAAGGCGACCATGCGGACGAACGTGCCCGGTCTCTACATCGCGGGCGTGATCGCGGCAGGACACAACGCCAATAAGATCTTCATCGAGAACGGCCGAGAGCACGGCGACCTCATTGTGGCCGACTTGCTGGCGAGGGCAGCCGGCACGTCGGACGGCAGCTAGCCACCGGCCTCCTCCTGTAGCCGCCGTTCCCGACGCCCGTCCTGAGCATCCTGGACTCCTCGCGGCGGAGCAACGAACGACCAGAAGTATCGTAGTGACGCGCGCTGCCGCATGTTCGTGGTCGTCACAAGCGTCCTGATCGCTCTTTCCCAGGAGGCACGGATCGGTTCCGAGTGCGTAAGCGAAGCGTGATTCCACGAGAGAATACGAGCCCAATGGGAGTCTCGGAGTGAAAGCCGTAAAGCTAATCGCGATCTTGTTCCTCGCTTATGTAGGGATCATCGTCGCGTTCGAGTCCTTGCTCGGGTATTTCCAGCCCGCAGGCCAAAGTACGCTAGTTATCACCACCTCCGACGAGGATGGCACGACGCACGACCGAGTCCTGGCTCGCCTGGAGAGCAATGGCCAGCTCTTCGTGGCAGCGAACCACTGGCCCCGAGCTTGGTACAAACGGGCCTTAGAGAATCCGAATGTGCAGGTCGCTCTGGATGGTGTGAAAGGCGCCTACCTGGCGGTGCCAGTAACCGATGAGGAGCACGATCGCGTTAATGGCGAAAATAGCCTTGGTGTGGTGTTTCGATTCTTGACCGGGTTTCCGCCGAGATACATTGTTCGGCTAGATCCCCGCTAGGGATGCGCCACTCGCCAGGTGGGCTCTAGGAGGTTGGCAAGATACTCGACCGCGCCACCGAGGCTGACTCGGAAGCGTTCGCGGCAGTTCGAGGATATCATAGCTCGCGTGATCCACCGGATCGACACGGCGGTGATCGAGTCAGGGGACCCACCCCCCACGTAGCCGCGCCTCACACTCCTCGAGCGCGCCGGCTTTGCATCGAGGTCACATATGAGCTCCACGAGCGATCCAGGCATGTCGAACGCTCCCGACGTCGCGTACAACTTTAACCGATCCGTGTGTCTCGGTTGGACCCTGTTTTCCTTGGCATTGGTCGCCGGGGGTATCGTCATCGCGCTGACGGTCCCAGATCAGAGGTTCGCGGCTGGATTGGTCCCCGGTTGGCTCTTCGGCTCCTTCTGCGCGGCTCTGTTTTCCGGCGCGGGCCTTTCGTGGGCTCGTCGGCTTGCGCACTCTGGCCCCGCGCTCGTCTTGAGCCATTGGGGGATCACGGCGGACAAGCGTCTTGGAGGAATTACGAACCCAAGTATCAACGGGTTGATCAGTTGGGATGAGGTCGCATCAGTCTCGCCGGGCGCCTACGGGTCAGTGGTCTTGCGCCTGCGCGATCCAGAGGCCTTTTGGGCCCGTAAGGGCCTATTGGCCCGGATCCTGGCGTGGCACCCCTCGTTCTGGCGTGGGGACCGCGTAACTTTTGCGAGCCGGGCCTTGGCAGCCGGCCAGGCGGAATTAGTCGCCAGCATCCAGGCGCGATCGGATCGCGCCAGTCTTGGGAGTATCCGCGATCAACGAGTCCTGCCGGACGCAACCGCACGGGACGAGGCGTGAACTCCGGACGCGCTGGGTGAACGGCTAACCGGCGATCGCCGCGGTCCCCAGCGGCGCTCGCTAGTTCATCCAGTCGTCCTCGAGCACCCGCACGGACGTCGTGTACTCTTCGCCATCCACAGAGAGTGTCACGTTGTAGACGCCCGGCTGGGCCTGCGGCCCCTGGCGGCCGCCTCGCCCTCCGCCTCGCCCTCCGCCTCGCCCTCCGCCTCGCCCACCACCTCGCCCACCACCTCGACCTCCCGGGGGCGGATCGCCTCGCAGGTTCCACTGTACGCGGTTGAGGCCGGCCATCCCCGTGCCCTCCATGGTCCGGAAGACCTCGCCGGTCACGGCGTTGGCGATAGTGATGCTCACATCGCCCTCGGCCGCCTCGTTGAGCCAATAGTCGATCGCGCTTCCGGTCGGCGCGTTCTCGCCCAGCCAGTTTTTGTCACCCGTGACGGCCCGGCTCCGCGTCCGGCGGTTCCTCCACTGGACCGACTCGCGCGGCTCGTAGAGGTGCACATCCTTCGCCATGGTCTCACCGGTGGTGGCCTGCAACGAAGTGATGTCGTCCATGATGTAGACGCTGCGCCCGTGCGTCGCGAGCACGAGGTCGTTGTCCCTGGGATGGACGAGCACGTCGTCGATCCGCACGACCGGCAATCCATTCATGAACCGCGTCCACTCCTGCCCCTCGTCGCGCGAGATGAAGAAGCCGAATTCCGTGCCGACGTACAGGATGTCCTTGTTGCGAGGGTCCTGACGGACCGTGTTCACGTTCCCGAAGTCGGGCAGGTTCGAGCTGATGCTCTCCCAGGTCTCACCGTAGTCGCGCGTGAGGTAGACATACGGTCGGAGATCGTCGGAGCGGTGTCCGTCGACAGACACGTACGCGGTCGCCGCATCGTAGTGAGACGCCTCCACCCGCGACACGTAGTACTCCGTCGTGCCACCGGGCAGGTTTCGACTTACCTCGGTCCACGTCGCGCCGCCGTCACGACTGACGTTGATGTTGCCGTCGTCGGTCCCCAACCAGAGGACCCCGGGCAGAACCGGGGACTCGGCGATCGACACGCCGGTGCTCCACTGGGACACGCCGTCGTTGCGTGAGAGGTTGCAGTCGATGCCGCGGTCGAGCTGTCTACAACGCGGCACGTCGATCCCCACGCCCATGAGATCGATCCCATCCCGGTCGACGTTCTTGCTGAGGTCGGGGCTCATCGTCCACGTATTGCCGCGGTCGCGTGAGATGAAAAAGCGGTTCGCCGCCACGTATACCGTGCTCGGGTTGTGGGGCGAAAGCACGATGGGCGTGTTCCAGTTGAAGCGAATCTGAGTCTCTGCGGGAGGTTCGGGAACGATGTTCGGACCGCGGCCTCCTCCTAAGCCACCGCGGCCGCCGCCACGACCACCGCGGCCGCCCGGACCGCGTGGACGGATGCTCTGCTGGTCACCGGTCTCGAGGTCGTACCGGTTCACGTTGCCCCCCTGGGACTCGGAGTAGATGATGTTCGCATCGGTCGGGTCCTGCTGCGTGTAGAAGCCGTCGCCGCCTCCGACACGGAACCAGTCCTGCGCGAGGATCGGGCCGGACCGGACCGAGCTCGGACCACACCAGGTGCCGTTGTCCTGGAGGCCGGTGCACACGCGGTAGGGGCGCTGCATGTTCACCGACGCGTGATACGGCTGCCCGATCGCCCAGCTGCGCAGTGACTCCCACGTCTCACCCTGGTCGTAGCTGACATCGATCGAGCCGTCGTTCCCGATCATCAGGTGATCGTGGTTGTTCGGGTTGATCCAGATGGCGTGCTGGTCAACGTGGCCAAAGCCGTCGAGCGTCTCCCAGCTCTCGCCGCCATCCCGTGACTTCGCGACCCGCTGATCGACCGTGTACACCAGGTCGGGGTCTTCAGGGGAGACGCGGATCTGACTGAAATACATCGGGCGGCCGTTCTCGTTGCTGCGAAACTGCCAGCTCTCGCCACCGTCGGTCGAACGCCAGATGCCGTTCCATTGGTGGTCGGGCGGGGGGTCGTCCTCTTCGGCCAGCGCCTGCCACGCCGCACGATCGTCGTCGCTGAGCGGACGCTCCTTGTCCGCCGCGACCTCGATCTGTGCGTAGATGACGTTGGGGTCCGCCGGTGTCGTGGCGAGCGCGATCCGACCCATCGTGCCGTTGGGCAGACCATTGCCCTCTAGCCGGTTCCAGTTCTCGCCGCCGTCCGTGGACATCCAGATGCCGCTCCCGGATCCGCCTCCCACGAAGCAGCATCCGCTCCGACGGCGCTGGTAGGTCGCGGCCAAGAGCTTGCGGGGGTTCGACGGGTCGATGATCAGGTCCGTGGCGCCGGTGTTGTCATCGACGCGCAGAACGTGGTTCCACGTCCGACCCCCATCGCTCGTCTTGAAGATCCCACGCTCCGCGTTGGGCCCGAAGAGGTGACCGTTGGCCGCGATCCAGACCGTGTTCGCGTCCGTGGGATGCACGATCACGCGCGCAATCGACTGGGTCTCACGAAGCCCCACGTACGTGAACGAGTCTCCCCCATCCGTAGACTTGTAGACGCCGGCCCCGAACGAAGAGCTCTGGCGGTTGTTCGATTCCCCCGTGCCGACATAGATCACGTCCGTGTTCGAAGGCGCGATCCCGATCGCGCCGATAGAGTGGGTTTCGTATTCGTCGAAGATCGGCTCGAACGTCGTGCCGTTGTTCGTGGTCCTCCACAGCCCGCCGGTGGCGAAGCCCACGTAGTACCTGAACGGGTTAGTCGGATCGACCGCGATATCGTCGACGCGGCCGCCCTGTCCAACCGGGCCGATCGACCTCCACATGAACGGGCGCAACAGCGGGTTCGTTGATTGGTTCAGGACCGCCATGTCGCCGTCCTGTGCGACGGAAGCCGCAGGTAGCGACCAGGTCGCAGCGAGTAGCAGCAGGCTCATTCGGAGGAAGGGCGAACCGGTCATGGTCCACTCCCTTGGATTGTTTTGGAAGAACTGGGGGAACGCCAAGATCGGCCCGAGGCCCGAATCCGTCAAACGCTCGGGGAACCGGTGGGAGCACCTTGGCATTCAGCAGGATCCAGGCGTAGAGTGTCAGGATCATGATAGTCCACTTGGACGCACGAGCACGGAGAGCCGGATGCGAAGGCGATACACGTTGACCCTCGTCGCGGCAGGCGTCGTCGCTTTGCTTGGGTGTGAGGGCGGGGATGAGGCGACGGAACAGGCCACGATGGACGAAGTGAACGAGGTCGTGTTGGGTCCGGTGGACGGACACGATCTACCACCGACCGACATCGATCGTGTGTTGGCGGGACAGATGGCACCCGACTTCTCAGCGACTTCCCTGGCGGGCCCCGTTGTCACGCTGTCGCAATTTCGCGGGGAGAAGAACGTCGTGCTGTTCTTCTATCGCGGCCACTGGTGACCCTTCTGCGCCAAGCAGCTCGGCGAGCTGCAAGACTTCCTGACGCCTGAGCAGCGCGAGACGACCGAGATCCTCGCGCTGTCCTCGGACGACCCCGAACAGCTCCAGATGATGGTCGACCGCGTGGCCGAGGAGGCCGACGGTTATGTCATCGACTTCACTCTGCTCTCGGATCCCGACGCGGCGATCATCAACCGGTACGGGCTCTTCAACCAAGACGACCCGCGTGGACGTGCTATTCCGCACCCCACGGCGTATGTAATCGACAGGGAAGGACGGGTCCATTGGAAGTTCACTGAGGTGAACTACGAGATCCGTCCGGAGAACGAGGACATCCTGGCTGCCTTGGCGGAGATCGAGGGAATGTGAGGGCAGCGACCCGACCTAGTACCTAGTCGCAGACAAGGACGTCCCGAGCGTGTAGTGCTCCGCTAGTCCCCTGCGGCCGGAACCGCGATGACTCTCCCGTCCAGCGTCACGGTTTCCACACCACGTCGGACGTACGCGAGCGCTAGCGTCTCCCCGTACTTCGGCGATTGCACCGCCGAAGTGATCCACCCCACGACCTTGTCCGAGCCGTCAGCGAGCAGCTCGGTCCCCTTGGTGGGCGTCGGCACGTCCCCCAACCGCAACTGCCGCAGCTGTCGGTTCACGTGCCCACGGTCGCGGATGCGGATGATGACTTCCTGACCCGTATAGCACCCCTTGTCATAGTCGATCGCCCGGTCGTGGATTCCGGCCTCGATGGGGATGGTGGTTTCGTCCATGTCGCTGCCGAATGCCGGGCGCCCGCCTTCGACCCGCAGTGTGGACCACACACCGTGACCTGCCGGACGGACGCCGTCGGCTACGACGGCTTTCCAGAGCGCGGTCACCGACGCCGCGGGTCCTACGACCGAGTACGCTTCCGGCCACACCTCTTCGGTCTTGATGACCGCGAGGCCATCCACGACCGACGAGCCGGTGAGCCGCCACTCGCCTTCGCGCAACGCCGAGAGCTCGTCGGCACCAACCCGCAGGCCGAGTGCCAGGCGCGAGAGCACAGTCGCCGACTCGGGGCCCGCCACGGTGATCATCGCCGTGGAGGCGGACACGTCCTCGAGCACGGCGAATCGGGGCGGTAAGAACTTCGTGAAGTTCTCGAGAAGCGCGGACACACCCGCGACCGGGACGTCGAGCAGGAAGCCCGCCGACTCTTCGTCTCCGCGCAGCATCGCCCACAGGTCGGAGAGCATCCTCCCTTTGACGGTAAGCACCGCGTGGTACGTCGCTTCGCCACCCAGCACTTCGTCGCCGTGTTCGTCGGGCGCCTCGGGCATGCGGCCGCTGAGGATTCCGCCGAGCATCTGGCCGGGTGCACGACCCGTGACGGCAAGCCGTGTGCGGTGGCTCCGGTCGAAGACCGCCGCAAGCGACGTGGCCGCCTCGTACGAACCGGCCGGATCACCGAAGTGGCGCATCAGGCGGCGACCGTGGTAGTCGGCAGGGACGCCGCCGGCCGCTTCCATCGCATCCCAGAGGGGGCTCACGCGCTCGGCAGTCACACTCCCTCCAAGTCGTCCGAAGGCATGATCCCGGCGCGCAGATCACGTACGACCTCCTCGACTCGCCGGGCGTCGGCCGCGGCGGGCGATACCTGCAGGTATTCCTCGAGCTGTTCGGCTGCCTCGTCGTGGCGGCCCATGCGCGCGAGCAGCACTCCGCGGGAACGGTTCTCCACCGGAGCCATGGGAGTCACGAGCAGGATTCGCTCTACCGCCGCCAGGGCCCGTGCGTGATCCCCAACGTTCAGGTAGATCCCCTTCAGGTTGGTGAGCAGCCGCACGAGCATGTCGCGGCGGGTGGCCTTGCGCATGAACGCATCCTTCAACTGGACAACGCCCCCGTAGACGCCGTCGAGAAGCTCCTGGGCCTCGTCCTCGAAGCGGACCTTGCCGCCGTCGAACGGGTCGAGCAAGAGGTCGAGCGCGTCGCCCTTGTAGCGGACGAGAAAGCGGCCGGGGAAACTCACACCCTCGAGCGGCAGACCGAGCCTCCATCCGACTTCGAGCGTCACGATTCCCAGCGTGAGCGGGATGCCGAGTCCGCGATCGAGCACGTCGTTCAAGAAGGAGTTCCGTGGGTCGTAGTAAGCCTTCCGGTTCCCCGTGAACTTGCGACGCACGTAGAGCGTGGCGAGCAGCTCGTCGAGGACTACGAGTGGCGCGGTCTCATTCGCGAGCCGGTCCTTCACTTCCTCCGCGAGCTGGTCCAGGCGGGCCAAGTAGAGCTCGACCGAGAGTTGGGGGTACTCCTCCTTGGCAACGAGCAGCAACGCGCGCGCGAGGTTCATCTCCCATTCGCTTCGGGCGATCTCGTCCGCGAGGAGTCGGCGGGGGGTGACGGTAGGTATGCTCACGGGTCCGAAACTTGTTCGTCTAACGCGACGGTGGATGATGTTGGCCGATCCCAAGGGAGCGGGCACATGAGTACCCTGCGTGGAGTCGTGGTTTCCACTCGAGACTGTTGCCCGCCCTTCCTCCCGCGGTCATCGTATCCGCATGCCGTGCCGACCCGTGTTCTTCAAGCCAGCCATTCGACTCCCCAAGCCTCTGTGTCTCGCGCTCACGCTCGGTCCCCTGCTCGGTCTCATAATAGCGCCACCCGCCGCCGCTCAGGGCACCGCCACCTTCGGCGGCTTCGTCGGCCAGGTCGAGTCCCGCCAACTCCATAGCCACGACATCGACACGGAGACCCGCACCGACGTCGTTCTCGGAGCGTTCGCCGACTTGACCACGCCGATCTCGTGGCTACACATCGTGCTGGAAGC
This window encodes:
- a CDS encoding carbohydrate binding family 9 domain-containing protein; the encoded protein is MKRTALPAVTTICLALSGAYSIAAAQQSSAAAQPSDEDELPVLEAYRLTDGTDVQLDGRIVEEFWSRAVPISDFTQQDPVEGGEPSERTEVWVVYDEDNLYIGAIIYDDPEGILAFQRERDASLGTDDRFMWILDTFRDGRTGYFFEINAAGLMGDGLMSGSGGGRGGFGGGGGGGGFSGGSSSKAWDGIWEARTARRPDGWSAEIRIPFRTLNFDPNSDTWGINFQRTIRRRNEEILWRGWRRNEGLRRPVYAGELRGLHGMSQGLGLEAVPSSIVGWRDVPTNATPTTYPRDISLDLNYSVTSSLRASFSVNTDFAEVESDQRRVNLTRFPTRFPERRDFFLEGSGVFSFAPRSGPQPFFSRQIGLKSGQQIPIDYGTRVTGQVGPYEVGFYQIGTGEETYFDELDGNTLVPTERFTAARVKRRIFEQSAIGAIYTRRSTSEDASGFTPEIGHTAGIDLQMASRSFMGNNNAELEAFAVWNSNPDPTENLSLGDLSARGLRFNFPNDVWSGHLSYREFGSEYRPTLGFVTRRNYRRVEPRIGYSPRPESIDWIRSLSFSAQFRNQTQLGTGVLEEREWNFTVLGVRFESGDNVNFSVKRTYEYLDFGYDVSEGISIEPGEYTNWEYSVRGGTAGRRRVSVFGGINRSGFWNGTRTNFGGRITFRPRPGVSIGTNLQINKVALPQGSFDANLYEVETDWSPTPWISTTGQLRYDDQTQLVGLFARLRWILKPGNDLFLVYTHNWQNLGANILDDRDLITLSRGGSVKMNYVYRF
- a CDS encoding D-aminoacylase, with amino-acid sequence MRRSTFVRAAAVAGAGTLLAPSLAFGRRRADLVLRGATVFDGTGRGGREVDVGLTGDRITDVGKNVGTGVIEIDLRGLALAPGFIDIHSHADLSLLINNNAESRIRQGVTLEVVGQDGASIGPWSDAGFEQTRDQYRERYGVEIDFRDPAGFLDRMDRERAAVNLATMVGNGALRGLVVGNEDRPATDAELSRMKELLRDQINLGCVGFSSGLEYTPSGFADAAELVEMAAVLEGTGYPYATHMRNEDDRLLAAIEEALHVGRLAGVPVQLSHLKAQGQRNYWKADAALRLIEQARADGVDVHFDRYPYTAYSTGLSNLFPSSFRSGGSPAFLRRLRDPETAGRLEKACREKVALLGDWNSVQITSTNDATSWARGRRLGDLARERSVEPYALTLELLEANGGRVGMIGHGMDEENTAKILAHPLGMICSDGGAYAPYGPLSGGSPHPRGYGSFARLLGHYVRDTRALSLESAIHKVTGMPARKLRLEDRGVIGLGACADLVAFDPGAVADQATFEDPHQYAVGIPLVIVNGVVTIRDGEHTGELAGRAVRGTGGA
- the ypdA gene encoding YpdA family putative bacillithiol disulfide reductase; this translates as MNQRFQLIVIGAGPCGIAAGAAAKKAGVSCVLFDKGCVTSSLMGYPYYMTFFSTAVMLEVGGVPFTIPNSKPTRREALAYYRRVVEHWDIDVRQYQKVEAIHGGEGDFTLETRKADGTEETYHAAAVVVATGSFDRPNLLGVPGEDLDRVHHYYREPYAYHDQDVLVVGAGNSAVESALDMYRNGARVTMVHFLDKIDRGVKPWVVPDITNRLERGEIGVHWNSRVAEIRSSSVVVRDEATGTDTEIQNDFVVAMTGWRADHTPLQTLGVEIDPETGIPTHDKATMRTNVPGLYIAGVIAAGHNANKIFIENGREHGDLIVADLLARAAGTSDGS
- a CDS encoding nitroreductase family deazaflavin-dependent oxidoreductase, encoding MKAVKLIAILFLAYVGIIVAFESLLGYFQPAGQSTLVITTSDEDGTTHDRVLARLESNGQLFVAANHWPRAWYKRALENPNVQVALDGVKGAYLAVPVTDEEHDRVNGENSLGVVFRFLTGFPPRYIVRLDPR
- a CDS encoding redoxin domain-containing protein — its product is MRRRYTLTLVAAGVVALLGCEGGDEATEQATMDEVNEVVLGPVDGHDLPPTDIDRVLAGQMAPDFSATSLAGPVVTLSQFRGEKNVVLFFYRGHW
- a CDS encoding redoxin domain-containing protein, translating into MQDFLTPEQRETTEILALSSDDPEQLQMMVDRVAEEADGYVIDFTLLSDPDAAIINRYGLFNQDDPRGRAIPHPTAYVIDREGRVHWKFTEVNYEIRPENEDILAALAEIEGM
- a CDS encoding aminomethyl transferase family protein, which translates into the protein MTAERVSPLWDAMEAAGGVPADYHGRRLMRHFGDPAGSYEAATSLAAVFDRSHRTRLAVTGRAPGQMLGGILSGRMPEAPDEHGDEVLGGEATYHAVLTVKGRMLSDLWAMLRGDEESAGFLLDVPVAGVSALLENFTKFLPPRFAVLEDVSASTAMITVAGPESATVLSRLALGLRVGADELSALREGEWRLTGSSVVDGLAVIKTEEVWPEAYSVVGPAASVTALWKAVVADGVRPAGHGVWSTLRVEGGRPAFGSDMDETTIPIEAGIHDRAIDYDKGCYTGQEVIIRIRDRGHVNRQLRQLRLGDVPTPTKGTELLADGSDKVVGWITSAVQSPKYGETLALAYVRRGVETVTLDGRVIAVPAAGD
- a CDS encoding tetratricopeptide repeat protein is translated as MSIPTVTPRRLLADEIARSEWEMNLARALLLVAKEEYPQLSVELYLARLDQLAEEVKDRLANETAPLVVLDELLATLYVRRKFTGNRKAYYDPRNSFLNDVLDRGLGIPLTLGIVTLEVGWRLGLPLEGVSFPGRFLVRYKGDALDLLLDPFDGGKVRFEDEAQELLDGVYGGVVQLKDAFMRKATRRDMLVRLLTNLKGIYLNVGDHARALAAVERILLVTPMAPVENRSRGVLLARMGRHDEAAEQLEEYLQVSPAAADARRVEEVVRDLRAGIMPSDDLEGV